A genomic region of Pongo pygmaeus isolate AG05252 chromosome 7, NHGRI_mPonPyg2-v2.0_pri, whole genome shotgun sequence contains the following coding sequences:
- the LY6H gene encoding lymphocyte antigen 6H isoform X1 yields the protein MLAPQRTRAPSPRAAPRPTRSMLPAAMKGLGLALLAVLLCSAPAHGLWCQDCTLTTNSSHCTPKQCQPSDTVCASVRITDPSSSRKDHSVNKMCASSCDFVKRHFFSDYLMGFINSGILKVDVDCCEKDLCNGAAGAGHSPWALAGGLLLSLGPALLWAGP from the exons AT GCTTGCGCCCCAGAGGACCCGCGCCCCAAGCCCCCGCGCCGCCCCCAGGCCCACCCGGAGCATGCTGCCTGCAGCCATGAAGGGCCTCGGCCTGGCGCTGCTGGCCGTCCTGCTGTGCTCGGCGCCCG CTCATGGCCTGTGGTGCCAGGACTGCACCCTGACCACCAACTCCAGCCATTGCACCCCAAAGCAGTGCCAGCCGTCCGACACGGTGTGTGCCAGTGTCCGAATCACCGATCCCAGCAGCA GCAGGAAGGATCACTCGGTGAACAAGATGTGTGCCTCCTCCTGCGACTTTGTTAAGCGACACTTTTTCTCAGACTATCTGATGGGGTTTATTAACTCTGGGATCTTAAAGGTCGACGTGGACTGCTGCGAGAAGGATTTGTGCAATGGGGCggcaggggcagggcacagccCCTGGGCCCTGGCTGGGGGGCTCCTGCTCAGCCTGGGGCCCGCTCTCCTCTGGGCTGGGCCCTGA
- the LY6H gene encoding lymphocyte antigen 6H isoform X2, with protein sequence MLPAAMKGLGLALLAVLLCSAPAHGLWCQDCTLTTNSSHCTPKQCQPSDTVCASVRITDPSSSRKDHSVNKMCASSCDFVKRHFFSDYLMGFINSGILKVDVDCCEKDLCNGAAGAGHSPWALAGGLLLSLGPALLWAGP encoded by the exons ATGCTGCCTGCAGCCATGAAGGGCCTCGGCCTGGCGCTGCTGGCCGTCCTGCTGTGCTCGGCGCCCG CTCATGGCCTGTGGTGCCAGGACTGCACCCTGACCACCAACTCCAGCCATTGCACCCCAAAGCAGTGCCAGCCGTCCGACACGGTGTGTGCCAGTGTCCGAATCACCGATCCCAGCAGCA GCAGGAAGGATCACTCGGTGAACAAGATGTGTGCCTCCTCCTGCGACTTTGTTAAGCGACACTTTTTCTCAGACTATCTGATGGGGTTTATTAACTCTGGGATCTTAAAGGTCGACGTGGACTGCTGCGAGAAGGATTTGTGCAATGGGGCggcaggggcagggcacagccCCTGGGCCCTGGCTGGGGGGCTCCTGCTCAGCCTGGGGCCCGCTCTCCTCTGGGCTGGGCCCTGA